Proteins encoded in a region of the Spirochaetota bacterium genome:
- a CDS encoding PAS domain S-box protein: MHLDPATVIKTANAIAAEIDLGSLLEKLVRVALEKTGARRGALLLEKGEEWAIEAMGEADRPAVDVLMGRAITANGEVSSAIVAQAARLRESIVLDNACQSGAFMNDPYIKNHKVKSVACMPLMNRERISGIIYLEDNRAARAFTDGSLELLHMLSTTMAIALDNARSYRKAREEIAQHRDKEAAIREEQEYINKVLETVAVPLIISRLSNGRILYGNPAFIKLSGLSRQEYTDFLTTEFYADQADRLTIVETLNKQGYISNFETRFLRGDGSSFWGLLSSRIVSHKGEVYAITTFIDITERKLVEDELKQIKYAIDSTTDAIGMATAQGRHFYQNKAFDRMFGFTVDEVALRHPIAAYKDKVIGQEVFEAIMSGNSWQGEVEMIAKDGNCLPIFLRADAVKDANGNVVSVIGVHTDISERKKAEKRLIRSEEKYRTLVDNMQDAVYRCDLEGNVTFATPSAARLLGYPLVDSLAGKSIGRDIYYHPDEREKLLSILEEKGTVSQYEAVLKKHDGSPVCVLTNSQYYRDENNSVIGIEGVFSDITERKRAEQEIEASLKRNQTLLRELYHRTKNNMQVISSMLSLQLEYVKTGKIEEIFNEMENRIQSMSLVHKKLYQSQNLSSIDMGEYVIDLVDMLIKSYGIPHDRIGLNFDISGVNVLIDTAVPCGLIINELISNALKYAFPDGRKGEITIRLHRIEDGGIELTVADNGAGVPPGFDFRANGRMGLNIVFALTEYQLKGRAEFMSVKGTECVIRFKDTLFKPRV; the protein is encoded by the coding sequence ATGCACCTCGACCCGGCGACCGTCATTAAAACGGCAAATGCCATCGCGGCAGAGATCGATCTCGGGAGCCTGCTGGAAAAGCTGGTGCGCGTCGCCCTTGAAAAAACCGGGGCGCGGCGCGGTGCCCTGCTGCTTGAAAAGGGCGAAGAATGGGCGATAGAAGCCATGGGAGAGGCTGACAGGCCCGCTGTTGACGTATTAATGGGCCGCGCCATAACCGCAAACGGCGAGGTGTCTTCAGCAATCGTCGCCCAGGCGGCCCGCCTGCGGGAATCGATCGTCCTGGACAACGCCTGCCAATCCGGCGCGTTCATGAATGATCCGTATATAAAGAATCATAAGGTAAAATCAGTCGCGTGCATGCCCCTGATGAACCGGGAAAGGATCAGCGGCATCATCTATCTTGAAGACAACCGGGCCGCCAGGGCTTTCACCGACGGGAGCCTGGAGCTGTTGCATATGCTATCCACGACCATGGCCATTGCGCTGGACAATGCGCGGTCATACCGGAAAGCGCGGGAGGAGATCGCACAACACAGGGACAAAGAAGCAGCCATCAGGGAAGAACAGGAATACATCAATAAGGTACTGGAGACCGTCGCGGTGCCCCTCATCATCTCGCGTCTCTCCAACGGCAGGATACTGTACGGAAATCCGGCCTTTATCAAGTTAAGCGGCCTGAGCCGGCAGGAATATACCGACTTTCTCACGACCGAATTTTACGCCGATCAGGCCGACCGGCTTACCATCGTCGAAACGCTCAACAAGCAGGGATATATAAGCAATTTCGAGACCCGGTTCCTTCGCGGGGACGGGTCGTCATTCTGGGGACTCCTGTCCTCACGTATCGTCTCCCACAAGGGCGAGGTCTATGCGATCACGACATTCATAGACATCACGGAACGGAAACTCGTTGAAGATGAATTGAAACAGATTAAATACGCCATCGATTCGACCACCGACGCCATCGGCATGGCCACGGCCCAGGGCCGCCATTTTTATCAAAACAAGGCATTCGACAGGATGTTCGGCTTCACCGTAGATGAGGTCGCCCTTCGCCATCCAATTGCGGCGTACAAGGACAAGGTAATCGGCCAGGAAGTGTTCGAAGCGATCATGTCCGGCAACTCATGGCAGGGAGAGGTTGAGATGATCGCGAAAGACGGGAACTGCCTGCCCATCTTTCTCAGGGCCGACGCGGTAAAGGACGCCAATGGAAACGTGGTAAGCGTTATCGGCGTGCATACGGACATAAGCGAGCGGAAAAAGGCCGAAAAGCGTTTGATCCGAAGCGAGGAAAAATACCGCACCCTCGTCGACAACATGCAGGACGCCGTATACCGGTGCGACCTGGAGGGCAATGTCACCTTTGCGACCCCGTCGGCGGCGCGGCTCCTCGGATATCCCTTGGTGGACTCGCTGGCGGGAAAGAGCATAGGCAGGGATATCTATTATCATCCGGACGAGAGGGAAAAGCTGCTTTCCATCCTGGAAGAAAAGGGCACGGTTTCCCAATACGAGGCGGTGCTCAAGAAACATGATGGAAGTCCCGTTTGCGTGCTGACCAACAGCCAGTACTATCGCGACGAGAACAACAGCGTCATCGGGATCGAGGGCGTCTTCAGCGACATCACCGAGCGCAAGCGCGCCGAGCAGGAAATAGAGGCCTCGCTCAAACGCAACCAGACCCTCCTGCGCGAGCTCTATCATCGCACGAAAAACAACATGCAGGTGATCTCGTCGATGCTCTCGCTGCAATTGGAGTATGTGAAAACCGGGAAGATAGAAGAGATATTCAACGAGATGGAGAATCGCATCCAGAGCATGTCATTGGTCCACAAGAAGCTGTACCAGTCACAGAACCTTTCCAGCATCGACATGGGCGAGTACGTCATTGATCTTGTTGACATGCTGATAAAGAGCTACGGGATCCCCCACGACAGGATCGGTCTTAACTTCGACATATCGGGCGTGAATGTGCTCATAGACACGGCCGTGCCGTGCGGCCTGATCATAAACGAGCTGATCTCCAACGCGCTGAAATACGCCTTTCCCGACGGCCGAAAAGGCGAAATAACGATCCGGCTTCACAGG
- a CDS encoding MarR family transcriptional regulator: MMISNGKEESYGTIVRQLGVTKGAVSQTISRLVKKGILKKKKNPDNNDLAIILTDPGKNVYKQCKKIQEGISRRFNSYLTSLPERDRKVIGDFLNYIEAQLTNGHT; the protein is encoded by the coding sequence TTGATGATATCCAATGGGAAAGAAGAAAGCTACGGCACCATTGTCAGGCAGCTGGGCGTGACCAAGGGGGCCGTATCGCAGACCATTTCCCGCCTTGTCAAGAAAGGGATCCTGAAAAAGAAAAAAAATCCCGACAACAATGACCTGGCGATCATATTAACCGATCCAGGCAAAAACGTATATAAGCAATGCAAAAAAATTCAAGAAGGCATATCCAGGCGATTTAACTCATATTTGACTTCCCTTCCGGAACGGGACCGTAAAGTCATCGGCGATTTTTTGAATTATATAGAAGCACAATTAACAAACGGCCATACGTAA
- a CDS encoding glycyl-radical enzyme activating protein produces the protein MKSESANARGEGLVFDIQRYTIHDGPGIRTEIFLKGCPLRCRWCSNPESMGPNPEVGVYSKRCIGVAQCGYCVKACSESGKGALLTDGTAITGIDREKCAGCLACADACPSGALTVWGKKMTVPEVMKAILSDIDFYKKSGGGVTISGGEPLAQWRFTAEILKECRGRGIHTCVESSLHAAQEIVSEILPLPDMIITDIKHMDSEKHREYTGVGNERILENITAAAKANKPLIIRVPVIAGLNDGDENISATADFIMGDLGNRVMQVQLLPYRQLGVEKYKSLGREYPMNYFTPPERTIWEQNIKRIAEHMQSYGIPAVAGAGNKIAQDRLPQA, from the coding sequence ATGAAATCCGAAAGCGCAAACGCCCGCGGCGAGGGATTGGTCTTCGACATACAGCGGTATACCATTCATGACGGGCCCGGCATACGGACGGAAATCTTTTTAAAGGGATGCCCCCTGCGCTGCCGCTGGTGCAGCAATCCCGAGAGCATGGGACCGAATCCCGAGGTGGGCGTCTATTCCAAACGCTGCATCGGCGTCGCCCAATGCGGCTACTGCGTCAAGGCGTGTTCGGAATCAGGAAAGGGCGCGCTCCTGACCGACGGTACCGCCATAACGGGGATTGACCGGGAAAAGTGCGCCGGGTGCCTTGCATGCGCCGACGCCTGCCCCTCCGGGGCCCTGACGGTGTGGGGCAAAAAGATGACGGTGCCCGAAGTCATGAAGGCTATCCTGTCCGACATCGATTTTTACAAAAAGTCGGGCGGAGGCGTGACGATCTCCGGCGGTGAGCCGCTGGCGCAGTGGCGGTTCACGGCCGAGATCCTGAAAGAATGCCGGGGCCGCGGCATCCATACCTGCGTCGAATCCTCCCTTCACGCCGCACAAGAGATAGTGAGCGAGATCCTTCCGCTCCCGGACATGATCATAACCGACATCAAGCATATGGATTCGGAAAAGCACAGGGAATATACGGGCGTCGGCAATGAGCGCATTCTGGAAAATATTACGGCAGCGGCGAAGGCGAACAAGCCCCTCATCATCCGCGTTCCGGTCATCGCCGGGCTTAACGACGGCGATGAAAATATCAGCGCCACCGCGGATTTTATCATGGGTGACCTCGGCAACCGCGTCATGCAGGTCCAGCTGCTCCCTTACAGACAGCTGGGCGTGGAGAAATACAAGTCACTGGGCAGGGAATATCCGATGAATTACTTCACCCCCCCGGAAAGGACGATCTGGGAACAGAACATTAAGCGTATCGCTGAACACATGCAATCCTATGGAATACCGGCTGTGGCCGGTGCGGGCAATAAAATAGCGCAGGACCGGCTTCCGCAGGCTTGA
- a CDS encoding formate C-acetyltransferase/glycerol dehydratase family glycyl radical enzyme, translating to MAEPAIRPLPVEPTDRDWGVGANAMGDSHSPFPRVNRFRRFILDSKFTVDHERACLVTEAYEKYRGSPQILKCAHALAHVLRNVTIRILPDELIVGEMAAPMKSAPIFPEHSYGWIVDEMKNHPWDKRLHDEYYMTKESRKKLFGIESFWKGKSIDEAIASRMTDDEKKGSNLERNLFLLNLYMFAGIGHLQLNYEKLFALGYGGLKEAARKKMEELDANDPGNSGKRDFYEAELIVLDAASDYLRRYAALARSLAKKEKDPEWRKLLPKIADNCEWVSENSPRTFWEVLQLMFMATTITLIETNGHSVSFGRFDQYMLPFYDADTRSGAATREWIQELIEILYMKDIWWTKLRDRMTVIANSGRGMGGDSLTIGGVDREGKDATNDLTYMCLDALAHTRWGTPWLAVRWHENTPRELKVKTANVIRIGTGQPKIFNDQAAIPASLRAGRTLEDSRNYHVVGCVEIDAGGREYGWHDAAYFSIAKVLELAINDGRCIGCGSHCMRWDRCGGAGKRLGPETGSLADFTSFDQVLESYDKQMKYWVDLMIAGIEIMDGAHRELKPLPYLSALMDDCIDRGVDVTAGGAHYNFTGPQAVGVGAVADGLSTIKQLVFDEKKVSGRKLLDACEQNWTGNEPLYALVNSDRVHHYGNDDDYADSLARFASDTYCKHVENRPNARGGIYLPGVYSVSANVALGLVQWASPEGRKALEPVSDCLGAVHTQIRSHDVSGPTAMIKSVAKLDHIRAGNGTLLNMKFSPSAVSGDSGRDNFISLIESYFDRKGMHCQFNIISRETLEDAMKHPENYRDMVVRVAGYSAIFVELSKPLQYDIMGRTELSFD from the coding sequence ATGGCGGAGCCGGCGATAAGGCCCCTGCCCGTGGAACCGACCGACAGGGACTGGGGAGTGGGGGCCAACGCCATGGGTGACTCCCATTCGCCCTTTCCCCGCGTGAACCGGTTCCGCAGGTTCATACTGGACAGCAAATTCACCGTCGACCATGAACGGGCCTGCCTTGTGACCGAGGCCTATGAAAAATATCGCGGCTCCCCGCAGATACTCAAGTGCGCCCACGCCCTGGCCCACGTGCTCCGCAACGTCACCATACGCATCCTTCCCGACGAGCTCATCGTCGGCGAGATGGCGGCGCCGATGAAATCAGCCCCCATCTTTCCCGAGCATTCCTATGGCTGGATCGTCGACGAGATGAAGAATCACCCCTGGGACAAGAGGCTCCATGACGAATATTACATGACCAAAGAATCCAGGAAAAAGCTCTTCGGAATCGAAAGCTTCTGGAAGGGCAAAAGCATCGATGAAGCCATAGCGTCCCGCATGACCGACGACGAGAAGAAGGGAAGCAACCTGGAGCGCAACCTCTTCCTCCTGAACCTTTACATGTTCGCCGGCATCGGCCATCTCCAGCTGAACTATGAAAAGCTCTTCGCCCTGGGATACGGCGGCCTCAAGGAAGCGGCCAGGAAGAAGATGGAGGAGCTGGACGCGAACGATCCCGGGAACAGCGGCAAGCGCGACTTTTACGAGGCCGAGCTGATAGTCCTGGACGCCGCGAGCGATTACCTGCGGCGCTACGCCGCCCTCGCCCGGAGCCTGGCGAAAAAGGAAAAGGACCCGGAGTGGCGGAAGCTTCTTCCTAAAATCGCGGACAATTGCGAATGGGTATCGGAGAACAGTCCGCGCACCTTCTGGGAGGTCCTTCAGCTGATGTTCATGGCCACGACCATAACACTCATCGAAACGAACGGCCATTCCGTTTCCTTCGGCCGCTTCGACCAGTACATGCTCCCGTTCTACGACGCCGACACCAGGTCCGGCGCGGCGACCCGGGAATGGATACAGGAGCTGATCGAGATACTCTACATGAAGGACATCTGGTGGACGAAGCTCCGCGACAGGATGACCGTCATAGCCAATTCTGGCAGGGGAATGGGCGGGGATTCGCTGACGATCGGCGGCGTCGACAGGGAAGGAAAGGACGCCACCAACGACCTGACCTACATGTGCCTTGACGCCCTTGCCCATACCCGGTGGGGCACTCCCTGGCTGGCGGTGCGGTGGCACGAGAACACGCCGCGGGAGCTGAAGGTAAAAACCGCCAACGTCATACGCATCGGCACGGGCCAGCCCAAGATTTTCAACGACCAGGCCGCCATACCGGCTTCTCTGCGGGCGGGCAGGACCCTTGAGGATTCCAGGAATTACCACGTGGTCGGGTGCGTCGAGATCGACGCCGGCGGCAGGGAATACGGCTGGCACGACGCCGCCTATTTCAGCATAGCCAAGGTCCTGGAGCTGGCGATCAACGACGGCCGCTGCATCGGCTGCGGCTCCCACTGCATGCGCTGGGACCGGTGCGGCGGCGCGGGAAAGCGCCTGGGACCGGAAACCGGGAGCCTCGCGGATTTCACCTCGTTTGACCAGGTGCTCGAGTCATATGATAAACAGATGAAATACTGGGTCGACCTGATGATCGCCGGCATCGAGATCATGGACGGGGCGCACCGGGAATTGAAGCCCCTTCCCTACCTCTCGGCGCTGATGGACGACTGCATCGACCGGGGCGTGGATGTCACGGCGGGGGGAGCGCATTATAATTTCACCGGGCCCCAGGCCGTGGGAGTCGGCGCCGTGGCGGACGGATTGTCGACCATCAAGCAGCTCGTTTTTGACGAGAAGAAGGTCAGCGGCAGGAAGCTCCTCGACGCCTGCGAGCAGAACTGGACGGGCAACGAGCCGCTCTACGCGCTGGTGAACAGCGACAGGGTCCATCATTACGGGAACGACGACGACTACGCGGACAGCCTGGCGCGATTCGCTTCGGACACCTACTGCAAGCATGTCGAGAACAGGCCCAACGCGCGGGGCGGGATATACCTTCCGGGGGTCTACTCGGTTTCCGCCAATGTCGCCCTCGGGCTGGTGCAATGGGCCTCGCCGGAAGGACGCAAGGCCCTTGAGCCTGTCTCGGACTGCCTCGGCGCCGTCCACACCCAGATCAGGTCCCACGACGTAAGCGGTCCCACGGCGATGATCAAATCGGTGGCGAAGCTCGATCACATACGGGCGGGGAACGGCACGCTGCTCAACATGAAGTTCTCGCCTTCGGCCGTATCGGGAGATTCCGGCAGGGATAATTTCATCTCCCTGATAGAATCCTACTTCGACCGGAAGGGGATGCACTGCCAGTTCAACATAATAAGCCGGGAGACCCTTGAGGACGCCATGAAGCACCCGGAAAACTACCGGGACATGGTGGTGCGCGTCGCCGGATACAGCGCCATCTTCGTGGAACTCTCAAAGCCCCTGCAGTACGATATCATGGGAAGGACCGAGCTCTCCTTCGATTGA
- a CDS encoding TetR/AcrR family transcriptional regulator, whose translation MANKTRSPEIINFQKQQMSKAALEIIVKEGYNNLSIRKLSNKLGISPTTIYNYFKNREEIYIYVLNNGFEMLYEELKKSYAPAADPVDKLRALSRAFFSFSTRERELAYIMLILDTPKYYDYLETEYEPFMRIELSNALKCRDEVIKIISEISDRYPALPKDEVAFRTYSIIAKLVGLITTCNNNLIKYLIDESEGAIERMLDDIMGPFEAVRERRHSGS comes from the coding sequence ATGGCAAACAAGACACGATCGCCGGAAATCATAAATTTTCAAAAACAGCAGATGAGCAAGGCAGCCCTGGAAATCATCGTCAAGGAAGGCTACAACAACCTCAGCATTCGAAAACTGTCGAACAAGCTCGGGATTTCGCCGACCACCATTTACAATTACTTCAAGAACCGCGAAGAAATCTATATTTACGTGCTGAATAACGGGTTCGAGATGCTCTACGAGGAGTTGAAAAAATCCTACGCTCCCGCGGCGGACCCCGTGGATAAGCTCCGCGCGCTGAGCAGGGCCTTTTTTTCATTCTCCACCCGCGAGCGCGAGCTTGCCTATATCATGCTCATACTGGATACTCCCAAGTATTACGACTACCTGGAAACGGAATATGAGCCGTTCATGAGGATCGAGCTGTCAAACGCCCTCAAGTGCAGGGATGAGGTCATAAAGATAATCTCGGAAATATCGGACAGGTACCCGGCGCTCCCGAAGGACGAGGTGGCGTTCCGCACCTACAGTATCATCGCCAAGCTGGTCGGCCTTATCACGACATGCAACAACAACCTGATCAAATACCTGATTGACGAGAGCGAGGGAGCCATTGAAAGGATGCTCGACGATATCATGGGTCCCTTCGAGGCCGTCAGGGAGCGAAGGCATTCGGGATCTTAG
- a CDS encoding class I SAM-dependent methyltransferase: MSVKEKLSGSNMDRIPDIAFRGMSFLFFIWGLFGSPERKLKKFGIRPGDTVIDFGCGPGNYIKEASRLAGAGGKVYAADIHELAMRAIEKKIARYSLANVKPVLVHDYKCDIADNSADVIYALDMFHMVKHPDILLKELHRMLKKNGRLIIEDGHQPRQESKRKINESKLWNISEEAKDWLVCTPV; encoded by the coding sequence ATGTCTGTTAAAGAAAAATTATCGGGAAGCAACATGGACAGGATACCGGATATCGCCTTCAGGGGCATGTCCTTCCTGTTCTTTATCTGGGGCTTATTCGGTTCCCCCGAAAGAAAGCTTAAAAAATTCGGCATCAGGCCGGGCGATACGGTCATAGATTTCGGATGCGGCCCCGGGAATTACATAAAAGAAGCTTCCAGGCTGGCGGGCGCCGGGGGAAAAGTCTATGCCGCCGATATTCATGAGCTTGCGATGCGGGCAATCGAGAAAAAGATCGCCAGATACAGCCTGGCGAACGTGAAGCCCGTGCTGGTGCATGATTACAAGTGCGATATCGCTGACAATTCCGCCGATGTGATATACGCCCTTGACATGTTTCACATGGTAAAGCACCCGGATATTCTTCTTAAAGAACTGCACAGAATGCTGAAAAAGAACGGCAGGCTTATAATCGAGGACGGCCACCAGCCGCGGCAGGAATCAAAGCGGAAAATCAACGAATCCAAATTGTGGAACATCAGCGAAGAAGCCAAGGACTGGCTTGTATGCACCCCCGTTTAA
- a CDS encoding TetR/AcrR family transcriptional regulator — MDNNSKTRIPRQERGKETKERILNAGRKLFSEKGFYKTNSKEIAREAGVSIGAFYVYFKDKKGLFKELLIDYHRKIKHVLTTIDIESFIQADARKDFLRYLVDKLIESHDIYPRFHQEVHAMAQSDPEFSQIMEMSKTESLRVTKSILSTWKDQLRVKNIDAAAVVVQTSTEEIVHAVLFSSNKVQVKKIIEELTDMLYCYLFRE; from the coding sequence ATGGATAATAACAGTAAAACGCGCATACCGCGGCAGGAAAGAGGCAAAGAGACGAAAGAGCGTATATTGAATGCCGGGCGGAAGCTTTTTTCCGAAAAGGGGTTTTACAAGACCAATTCAAAGGAGATCGCCAGGGAGGCGGGCGTTTCGATCGGGGCGTTCTATGTATACTTCAAGGATAAAAAAGGCCTTTTCAAAGAGCTGCTGATCGATTATCACAGGAAAATAAAACATGTTCTGACCACCATTGACATAGAAAGTTTTATCCAGGCTGACGCAAGGAAGGATTTTTTGAGGTACCTGGTCGATAAATTGATCGAATCCCATGATATTTATCCCAGGTTTCATCAGGAAGTTCACGCGATGGCCCAATCCGACCCTGAATTTTCACAGATAATGGAAATGTCAAAAACGGAATCACTCAGGGTCACGAAGTCAATACTGTCCACATGGAAAGATCAATTACGCGTAAAAAACATTGACGCTGCCGCCGTTGTGGTGCAGACGTCGACCGAGGAAATCGTTCACGCCGTATTGTTTTCCTCCAATAAAGTTCAGGTGAAAAAAATTATTGAAGAGCTCACTGACATGCTGTATTGTTATCTGTTTCGGGAATAA
- a CDS encoding TetR/AcrR family transcriptional regulator gives MPKAWSTREKELVRKSLQAEGQKLFEKQGIQKTSVDDIVRAAGISKGAFYIFYRSKEELYFDIMEKLEKGFKEQLFGCLSRPGLTRKKSFELFLREMLVIFAETPILRQMSSADYTYLYRKLPEKAIKNHLASDLEQTSRVFGEWMKKGWMRKVDMAGLAGLIFSQYYFIMHKDDPMAFSFDAEKEIWIKMMVDYLIISDK, from the coding sequence ATGCCAAAAGCCTGGAGCACAAGGGAAAAGGAACTGGTCAGGAAAAGCCTGCAGGCCGAGGGTCAGAAACTATTTGAAAAGCAGGGAATCCAGAAAACAAGCGTTGATGATATCGTTCGCGCTGCCGGCATATCGAAGGGAGCGTTTTATATATTCTATCGCTCAAAAGAAGAGCTATATTTTGACATCATGGAAAAGCTTGAAAAAGGATTCAAGGAGCAGCTGTTCGGGTGCCTCTCGCGGCCCGGCCTGACCAGGAAAAAAAGCTTTGAGCTGTTTCTCAGGGAGATGCTCGTCATTTTCGCGGAAACGCCGATACTCAGGCAGATGAGCTCGGCCGATTATACCTATCTGTACCGAAAGCTGCCGGAAAAGGCGATTAAAAATCATCTCGCCAGCGACCTGGAGCAAACCTCGCGGGTATTCGGCGAATGGATGAAAAAAGGATGGATGAGAAAAGTGGATATGGCCGGTCTCGCGGGACTCATCTTTTCCCAATATTATTTTATCATGCATAAAGACGATCCGATGGCCTTTTCCTTTGATGCGGAGAAGGAGATCTGGATCAAAATGATGGTGGATTATCTCATCATCTCGGACAAGTAA
- a CDS encoding ABC transporter ATP-binding protein, translating to MEDIIKTVNLTKHYGRVGAVEGLSLSIRRGEVYAFLGLNGAGKTTTIRMLLGMIRPTGGESFIDGTRVDAGSYRLWEDIGYLVEVPYSYSQLTVRENLDLVRKLRGIDDGKRVDEIIDMLGLGPYRDRKARALSLGNAQRLGLAKAMIHEPAILMLDEPANGLDPAGIVEIRGLLRNLAEEKGVTVFISSHILGEVARLADRIGIIHEGKLVQEVNAGELHMYLRKRLLVDSRDRKALSARLGQMGYAAAYAEEGVLEVREDDACGNPELVNERLVKAGVLPTLLQVEEEDLESYFLRVIGVEGGAA from the coding sequence ATGGAAGATATCATTAAAACGGTAAATCTTACCAAGCATTACGGCAGGGTCGGGGCCGTGGAAGGCCTTTCCCTGTCGATCCGGCGCGGTGAAGTTTACGCCTTCCTGGGTTTGAACGGGGCCGGGAAGACAACAACCATCCGGATGCTTCTCGGTATGATCCGCCCCACCGGGGGCGAATCGTTTATTGACGGGACCAGGGTCGACGCGGGCAGCTACCGCCTCTGGGAAGACATAGGCTACCTGGTGGAAGTCCCCTATTCATACTCGCAATTGACCGTACGGGAAAATCTTGATCTTGTCCGGAAGCTCAGGGGAATAGATGACGGTAAACGCGTCGATGAGATCATCGACATGCTCGGCCTCGGCCCTTACCGTGACAGAAAGGCCAGGGCCCTTTCCCTCGGCAACGCCCAGCGACTGGGTCTGGCCAAGGCCATGATCCATGAACCGGCGATACTGATGCTGGATGAGCCGGCCAACGGGTTGGACCCGGCCGGGATAGTCGAAATCAGGGGGCTTCTCCGGAACCTGGCGGAAGAGAAGGGGGTGACGGTGTTCATTTCGAGCCATATTCTCGGGGAAGTCGCCAGGCTGGCTGACAGGATCGGCATCATCCATGAAGGTAAACTGGTGCAGGAAGTCAATGCGGGGGAGCTTCATATGTATCTGAGGAAAAGACTGCTGGTGGATTCCCGCGACCGGAAGGCGCTCTCCGCCCGCCTGGGTCAGATGGGGTATGCGGCCGCCTATGCAGAAGAAGGGGTTCTTGAGGTGCGGGAGGACGATGCCTGCGGCAACCCGGAACTGGTCAATGAGCGCCTGGTGAAAGCGGGAGTGCTTCCGACGCTGCTGCAGGTGGAGGAGGAAGACCTGGAAAGCTACTTTCTCAGGGTAATTGGCGTGGAAGGAGGTGCCGCATGA
- a CDS encoding ABC transporter permease encodes MNRFAEGKKKGILRSLSAVVETEITKAYRSPMFWITIIGMIFIPMMFGLMMFIKKYPELAQSSLFLSKAKMIEGDSSWQTYFGLFSQMISGAGMVVFGFAASWIFGREYSDRTIKDLLALPVPRQVMVAGKLIVLSAWSAVLFMIGTITAIILGLLLELSGWSQSYLVRCAGVFSISILLDVGLCMVTAFIACWARGYLAPVGFVFVTMILANFFSMLGYGTVYPWGIPMMYAMKGTEGVAVPFYSIVIVAVTSALGLAVLLLWWRYADQN; translated from the coding sequence ATGAACCGGTTCGCCGAGGGAAAAAAGAAGGGGATCCTCAGATCGCTGTCCGCGGTGGTGGAAACGGAGATCACAAAGGCGTACCGATCGCCGATGTTCTGGATCACCATCATCGGGATGATTTTTATCCCGATGATGTTCGGTCTCATGATGTTCATAAAAAAATATCCAGAGCTGGCGCAGAGCAGCCTTTTTCTCAGCAAGGCAAAAATGATCGAAGGAGATTCAAGCTGGCAGACCTATTTCGGCCTCTTTTCGCAGATGATCAGCGGCGCGGGCATGGTCGTGTTCGGCTTTGCCGCGAGCTGGATATTCGGCCGGGAGTATTCAGACCGCACCATCAAGGACCTGCTGGCCCTGCCTGTCCCGAGACAGGTAATGGTTGCGGGTAAATTGATCGTCCTGTCCGCCTGGAGCGCGGTCCTGTTTATGATAGGAACTATTACGGCGATCATACTGGGGCTGCTGCTGGAATTGTCCGGATGGTCGCAATCGTACCTGGTCCGGTGCGCGGGGGTCTTCTCGATATCGATCCTCCTCGACGTAGGCCTGTGCATGGTGACCGCATTCATAGCATGCTGGGCGCGGGGATATCTCGCTCCCGTCGGGTTTGTTTTCGTGACGATGATCCTGGCAAACTTTTTCAGCATGCTCGGTTACGGGACCGTCTACCCGTGGGGAATACCGATGATGTACGCCATGAAAGGAACGGAGGGTGTGGCCGTCCCCTTCTACAGCATTGTCATTGTCGCGGTAACCAGCGCACTGGGACTGGCGGTGCTATTGCTCTGGTGGCGTTATGCGGATCAGAATTGA